The following are from one region of the Halodesulfurarchaeum sp. HSR-GB genome:
- a CDS encoding replication factor C small subunit, whose product MTESAAGREEIWVEKYRPERLDGVVGHDAIISRVQSYVERDDLPHLLFAGPAGTGKTATAQAIAKELYGEDWQENFLELNASDERGIDVVRERIKDFARTSFGGYNYRIIFLDEADALTQDAQSALRRTMEQFSKNTRFILSCNYSSKIIDPIQSRCAVFRFSPIDDAAVIDRIREIAEIEDIEFTETGLEALAYAADGDMRRAINALQAAAASGGVVDEEAVYAITSTARPEEIEAMIERALDGDFTGARARLVELITERGLAGGDIIDQLHRSVWEFDLDEAAAVQLMDRLGEADYRISAGANEQVQLEALLASVALAANDGQ is encoded by the coding sequence ATGACAGAGTCCGCGGCCGGGCGCGAGGAGATCTGGGTCGAGAAGTACCGGCCCGAGCGCCTGGACGGCGTGGTCGGCCACGACGCGATCATCTCGCGGGTGCAAAGTTACGTCGAACGGGACGACCTCCCGCACTTGCTCTTTGCGGGGCCAGCCGGGACCGGGAAAACGGCAACAGCCCAGGCCATCGCCAAGGAACTCTACGGCGAGGACTGGCAGGAGAACTTCCTCGAACTCAACGCCTCCGACGAGCGCGGGATCGACGTGGTTCGCGAGCGGATCAAGGATTTTGCCCGCACCTCCTTTGGCGGGTACAACTATCGGATCATCTTCCTTGATGAGGCTGACGCGCTTACACAAGACGCTCAATCAGCGCTTCGGCGCACGATGGAGCAGTTCTCGAAGAACACCCGCTTCATCCTCTCCTGTAACTACTCCTCGAAGATCATCGACCCGATCCAGTCCCGCTGTGCCGTCTTCCGGTTCTCGCCGATCGACGACGCGGCTGTGATCGACCGGATCCGTGAGATCGCCGAGATCGAGGACATCGAGTTCACCGAGACGGGGTTGGAGGCCCTGGCGTATGCCGCCGACGGGGACATGCGACGGGCCATCAACGCACTGCAGGCCGCCGCAGCGTCCGGCGGCGTCGTCGACGAGGAGGCCGTCTACGCGATCACGAGCACCGCTCGCCCCGAAGAGATCGAGGCGATGATCGAGCGGGCCCTCGACGGGGACTTCACGGGGGCGCGGGCGCGACTGGTCGAGTTGATCACCGAGCGGGGCCTGGCCGGCGGGGACATCATCGATCAGCTCCACCGCTCGGTCTGGGAGTTCGATCTGGACGAGGCGGCCGCCGTGCAGCTTATGGACCGGCTGGGCGAGGCCGATTACCGCATCAGTGCCGGGGCCAACGAGCAGGTCCAGCTCGAAGCGCTGTTGGCGTCGGTCGCGCTGGCCGCCAACGACGGGCAGTAA
- a CDS encoding polymer-forming cytoskeletal protein, which produces MNRHTSRRRIAVVLLVVLLTLGLGVGPAVAQSGGTDSTMMSGTVIVDADETVEGFTVMAGTIVVRGTVTGDLEGFGGDVVVAESGIVQGDLSVASGSLRIAGTVDGSVSAGTGSLVLTPTGRVGGDFSAGAGSVRIEGQIDGNADVGAETITLGPTAVIGGELRYDGALTQQTGATVGGSVVQDSELGTFGPVGVSGYSWPTMGWLDAVYGLFANLLLGAVLLFLLPSFSEGVATRATESTGRSALVGLLALLGIPVVLVLIAVTIVGIPLAVLGVFAYLFLLWAGVVYGEYAVGHWLLARRTDPPNRWYALGLGLLLFTILGAVPLIGGLFVLAALLVGMGALASVLWGSARRRRGSGATPTTATDDTDTAAPA; this is translated from the coding sequence ATGAACCGTCACACTTCTCGCCGTCGAATCGCCGTCGTCCTCCTCGTCGTCTTGCTGACGCTGGGTCTTGGAGTCGGCCCGGCCGTCGCCCAGAGTGGGGGCACCGACTCGACGATGATGAGCGGCACCGTGATCGTCGACGCGGACGAGACCGTCGAGGGCTTCACGGTGATGGCGGGGACGATCGTCGTCCGGGGCACCGTCACTGGCGATCTAGAGGGCTTTGGCGGTGACGTGGTCGTCGCCGAGTCAGGGATCGTGCAAGGCGATTTGAGCGTGGCGAGTGGCTCGCTGCGGATCGCCGGCACCGTCGATGGCAGTGTCTCGGCCGGCACGGGTTCGCTCGTCCTCACGCCGACGGGCCGGGTCGGCGGTGACTTCTCGGCCGGTGCCGGGTCGGTCCGCATCGAGGGGCAGATCGACGGTAACGCGGACGTGGGGGCCGAGACGATCACGCTGGGGCCGACCGCGGTCATCGGCGGTGAACTCCGGTACGACGGCGCGCTCACCCAGCAGACCGGCGCGACCGTCGGCGGGTCGGTGGTCCAGGACTCCGAACTCGGCACCTTCGGGCCAGTGGGTGTCTCTGGCTACTCCTGGCCGACGATGGGCTGGCTCGACGCCGTCTATGGTCTCTTCGCCAACCTGCTACTGGGCGCGGTCTTGCTGTTCCTCCTCCCTTCGTTCTCCGAGGGGGTGGCGACCCGGGCCACCGAATCGACCGGTCGCTCCGCGCTCGTCGGGCTCCTCGCGCTGCTGGGAATTCCGGTCGTTCTCGTGCTCATCGCGGTGACCATCGTCGGCATCCCACTCGCGGTGCTGGGCGTTTTCGCCTACCTCTTCCTGCTCTGGGCGGGGGTGGTCTATGGCGAATACGCCGTCGGCCACTGGCTTTTGGCCCGGCGGACCGACCCGCCGAACCGGTGGTACGCACTCGGCCTCGGACTCCTGCTCTTCACGATCCTCGGGGCCGTCCCCCTCATCGGTGGCCTGTTCGTCCTGGCCGCGCTGCTGGTGGGGATGGGCGCGCTGGCGTCGGTACTCTGGGGTTCGGCCCGCCGGCGACGCGGTTCGGGTGCAACGCCAACGACGGCCACTGACGACACGGACACGGCCGCCCCGGCCTGA
- a CDS encoding ubiquitin-like small modifier protein SAMP2 → MQVTVDVIGEGSETVTVDDPDYGDLLAAVDLSPHEASVFVDGQPKPADGTVTEAEVEVVRLVRGG, encoded by the coding sequence ATGCAGGTGACCGTAGACGTGATCGGCGAGGGAAGCGAGACGGTCACAGTCGATGACCCCGATTACGGGGACCTCCTTGCGGCTGTCGATCTCAGTCCGCACGAGGCCAGCGTGTTCGTCGACGGCCAGCCCAAACCGGCCGATGGCACCGTCACCGAGGCCGAGGTGGAGGTCGTCCGACTCGTCCGCGGCGGATGA
- a CDS encoding GNAT family N-acetyltransferase has translation MIVEPAQAGELAAVMNVLDGADLAIEVGLVEQAIGAEQVLLARSRAGTVLGALVGRACEDSTRIEAIAVRPGRRGQGIGTALIRAAGERWGTLTAEFDPPLAPFYRQAGFEIEGAKRLRGRRDR, from the coding sequence ATGATCGTCGAACCGGCCCAGGCGGGTGAGCTGGCGGCCGTGATGAACGTGCTCGACGGGGCGGACCTGGCCATCGAGGTCGGCCTCGTGGAACAAGCGATCGGGGCGGAGCAGGTACTTCTCGCCCGATCGAGGGCGGGGACGGTGCTGGGCGCGCTCGTCGGCCGCGCATGCGAGGACTCGACCCGGATCGAGGCCATCGCGGTCCGACCGGGCCGGCGGGGACAGGGCATTGGCACGGCACTGATCCGCGCGGCGGGTGAGCGATGGGGCACGCTGACGGCCGAATTCGACCCGCCGCTTGCACCGTTTTATCGCCAGGCCGGATTCGAGATCGAGGGGGCGAAACGCCTTCGCGGTCGGCGAGATCGCTGA